In Deltaproteobacteria bacterium, the genomic window CACAGCAACACTCGTGCGCTCTGTCGAAATATCTGGGCGCTCCTGACCAGAGGAGTTGGAAGAGTCGGTAGTTTTGGAGCTACCCAGTTTGCGCAGAGACTTTGATACGCGAGTGCTAGTGGTGGTTTTGGGGGACGGGGTGTCGTCGCTCTTTGTTGCTGCAAGGGGGTTACGCGTCGCATTCGCTGATTTCAAGGCTGAGCCAACGCGACTAGGGGTTCGATCACGGCGAAAGCCATCGACCATGGATTGGAGTTTACTCAGACTCGAAGCCTTTGAACCAGGGTGCTCACTGTCGTCGCCGTCGCCCTTCGCTCCTTGCTCAGAGGGTGGGGCGCCAAGCGCCATAGTGTAGTCGTAGTCGTCGTCTCCGGAGCTGAGCCCGGCAAGCGACGTAGCCAGATCGGCGATGGAGCCACCATCCTCAGGTAGCGAGGCAAATTGCCCAGGGTCGGAAACGAGTGCCACGGGATTAGATTCGCTAATAATTTCTGGATGAACTTCGGCAGCAAGGACCTCCGGCGCAGATTTGTGCAGTTTGTCGCGTTCAAAACGCAGCACCCCAGCTTTTGCCGCTCGACCCAGTTTTTCGAAAGCCGCGATCAGAATGTCATAAGCGCGCAGATTTTTAGGCGCAGCATCATGCACCATCCCGACCACTCTGAGTGCTTCGGTGGGTGCCTTGGCAATCAGTGACTCGCCCAGATCTAAAACTCGCTCGGTCTTGTCCAGCTCGCTTGGTAATTCGCTAACTAGAGCCAAATACCGATCGATCATCGTTGATGTGGGTGTCTCAGCAACCTTTGCAAGGATCCGCTTTAGTCCATCTGTCATGAGACTCCTCCCTGACTGATGGACTATCGGTTGTCTTAGGGCTGAGCATTAGACTGAGCGCATCCAGCTCTCAACCTCGCGTGGCTCGCTAGGGATATCGGCTGATAAGTTACGGCAGCCTTTGGCTGTGACCAAAACGTCATCTTCAATTCTCACGCCAATACCGCGGTATTTGGCTGGGACGGTGAGATCATCGGGTTGAAAATAGAGACCAGGCTCGACCGTTAGCACCATCCCTGGTTGTAACTTGCCGTACTTATAGGATTCTTGGCGCGCCTGCGCACAGTCGTGCACGTCGAGGCCGAGCATATGGCTGACGTTGTGCAATGTGTAGCGCTTGTAATACTGATTCTCGGGTAGCAAAGCTGTTGCTGCGCCCATCGGTAAGAGGCCGAGTTCCTCTAGGCCTAAGGCCAGAACTTCCATGGCGACTCGATTGGGTTCCATGAAGTCGTTGCCTGGTCGAACGGCCCCCACGGCGGCCTTTTGAGCTTTGAGGACTAAGCTGTAAATTTCTAGCTGCTCTTTGCTGAACTTACCACCTATTGGCAAAGTCCTGGTGATATCGGCTGTGTACAAGCTATGACCTTCGACACCTGCATCAAGTAGCAGGAGATCCTTCGGGCGCAACTTGCCGTCGTTCTTCTTCCAGTGCAGAGTGCATGCATGCTCGCCAGCGGCAGCGATCGTGCCGTAGCCCACGTCGTTACCTTCTTGTCTAGCCCGTGCCCAGAAGATGGTCTCGAGCTCACGTTCGCTTTTAGCAACTTTAAGCACCCGGATCACATCTTCGAAGCCGCGTTTGGTTGATTTGATTACCGCTCGCAGCTCAGCAACCTCCTGATCATCTTTAATGAGGCGAAGCTCGCTCAGCGCATTGGCTAGCTCTAGGTCGCGCTCCTTATTGGTCTCTAGATGGGCTCCGCTCAAGACCCTTTGGCAGCGAGGTGAATAGTCTCTCAGCAGCCGGTGTCCTTTGGTTGCCTTGGACTTGGCCGTTGTTAAGTAGCTCTCCAAATCAGTGAGCGGTAGGCACTCGTCGACACCTGTCAGTACCTGCAACTCGGGCAGTCCCGGTCGTGGGCCCTCCCAAAGCTCGCCGTTCACGCGGTCGGTGAAGAAGCTCGAGTCTGTCTTGCCTGGGTTCGGCTCGCCAAAGAGCACTGATTTATGGCCCTTGCCGCCCTTGGCATTTGGGCAAAGCACAAGAACACACTCCGGCTCATGACATCCCGTAAGATAAAAGAAATCGGAACCGGCCCGGAACGGATAAAACTGATCATTAGCCCTCACTTTGCGCTCACCGGTCGGGATGACTAAGAGCTCCCGAGGAAAGAGAGCGCTGAGTGCCGCCCGTCTCGCTTTGTGATTGGCAAGGTGGCGGGCCGGGTTAGCGCGGGTGGGGCGAGTACGCCAATGGCGCAGCATAAATTGAACCAGATTTGGTGGAGTTGCCGTATCGTGGGCTTGCTTTGTTTCCGGTCGGGAGTTTTTAAAAGTGCTCACTCTAAGACCTCCATGGTCGGCCTGCGAAAAGCAGGCCAGTAATCTCCAGTTCTATTTCACCAGCTGGCCGCTGAGCCACAACGATGTCTCCCACGCGGCGTCCGAGCAAGGCCCGTGCGACCGGTGATTTATAGGAGATGCCGTCAGGGTGAAACTCG contains:
- a CDS encoding aminopeptidase P family protein, which translates into the protein MLRHWRTRPTRANPARHLANHKARRAALSALFPRELLVIPTGERKVRANDQFYPFRAGSDFFYLTGCHEPECVLVLCPNAKGGKGHKSVLFGEPNPGKTDSSFFTDRVNGELWEGPRPGLPELQVLTGVDECLPLTDLESYLTTAKSKATKGHRLLRDYSPRCQRVLSGAHLETNKERDLELANALSELRLIKDDQEVAELRAVIKSTKRGFEDVIRVLKVAKSERELETIFWARARQEGNDVGYGTIAAAGEHACTLHWKKNDGKLRPKDLLLLDAGVEGHSLYTADITRTLPIGGKFSKEQLEIYSLVLKAQKAAVGAVRPGNDFMEPNRVAMEVLALGLEELGLLPMGAATALLPENQYYKRYTLHNVSHMLGLDVHDCAQARQESYKYGKLQPGMVLTVEPGLYFQPDDLTVPAKYRGIGVRIEDDVLVTAKGCRNLSADIPSEPREVESWMRSV